From the Octopus sinensis linkage group LG3, ASM634580v1, whole genome shotgun sequence genome, the window ATGTTGTACATCCAtataacaaaattgaaagaaattacgTTTCAAATTTAATGGAAGCTTAAATTTCCAGACCATTGATAATCTAAAGTTGCCCAAACTTTGCCGATTCGGATATGAACATCACTTGTGGACAGACCTTCCTTTGCTATTTTACTTGTAAGGTATATGAATTCATCAATATATTtcaaggattttccagatgtggTTGTAACATCTTTAGCAGCACTTTCAAGGTTGTACAAGAGAGACTCTGCATCACAAACTTCATCAGCTAGTAGCGTCATATTTGGAAAATGTCTACTTTTGGCTGGTTGACGAGTGAACACTTTGTTCTTCATCTCATTTACAGACGTGCGTAGAATATGATCTAGACATGTAATGAATAGGTAGGTACCAAGGTGTTACCCTGGAGGACACCAGCCACTATGTCTGGAGAAAGAACTATAGATTGAGTATTTCTATACAACATTATGATGGCACTGAGTTTTCTTTGTGATACCGTATGCAAGaagtatttcttccatcttccctCTGTGTATCGAGTCAAAGGCCCTTGAAAAATCAACAATAGGACTGCTTTCAGGTTCTTCGCACGAACTTCTTCAATAACTCCTCGGACTGTAAGAATCTGGACGAATGTTGGTCTATTTCGTCGAAAGCCATTCTGATTTTCCCTCATGACATTTTTAATCTCCGATCGGATAGGATTGAGTAGCATGGCATTGTAAACTTTGGCAGATTTGGCAGTGAGGATAATTCCTCTGTAGGTTTTGCTGACACCGATATCTCCCTTCTTTGGAAACAGGAGGATGCAGCTTTTACTCCATTTCTCTATACGCTTTTGATGGTACATAGCGTACCATCTAGTTGATCTCAAGTGTTATACTGGCGTGAGTACATCTCTTGGTGGGGCCACCTATACCAGACAGGTCGAGGGCCAGGGTCCAGACCAAAATAATCACTCTAGAGGAGTAAAACCTCACTGATGAAAAACCCCCGAGCCAGGGTCACGGTAAAACCAAGGGAAGCAGTGTGATGGATTTGTTAATTTCGGCGGAGGAGCTGTTATCTGCCGACGGCGAAACACAAGGAGCCGAGCGGAAGAAGTTAGAATGTCAACGGCCAAGGTCACAGTCCAGTAAGGCAACTATTGCAACATCTATAGGTGGGATGTCCGTAGATGGGATGTTCAGCTTAAGAATGATAAGTAGGTGGAATGTTCAGCTAAAGAATGATAACCCTTTCTCATATTAGACATAAATGGCTACGATATGTAGAATTGTATAAATATTCTAGTCGTACATAGATTCCAAAGGTTATTAGTCATATATAGCTATCATAACTGTATAAGTACAATGTTATAGAATGTGATAACAGACTGGATTCTGATTAGCGCAAAAGAAACAGAAGCTGACGACGAACAAGAAGTTACATGGGATAGATTTGCTGGCAAATTAGAGATCGGGCAGCTAAAGCCTAAAgttagagataaaagaaaagagctTTACTCAGCAATGGGAGAATAATGACTGATTTGAGTGGTTGGCTTTGCTCTTATGCCACATGAATGGATAAAGATTCAGTTCTTATATCTATTTTGAATGGTGTGACACTTAGCACTAAGTTTTGTACTGGTTACAAAATATCATCCGATATAAGGCATCCTAGAGATTTCGGTATTCATCTGCTCCTTCAACAGAGTTCTGGATTTAGATATTTTGTCATTGATTATAGGTTGGAGATGGGGGGAAAGAACGAATTTGTCATGGCCTTATGAGTCGTTGTCACATTAGCATGTTGTATATTTGAGGTTTTGTTTACAGCAACATGGGCTGTGATGATTTAAACGATTCAGAACCGTTTCCACGTTGTAATCCCGTTAAGTCTGTTTATTAGCACTTAAGTCTAGGTTTTTGCTTTTCTAACGGCGTGGAGCTTGCTTCGCAATCATatagtttctggttcagtcctactgcatggtaccctgggaagtgtcttctactatagcctcggacctatcaaagtcttgtaagtggatttggtagatgaaaactgaaagaagcctgtcgtatatatggtcGGACCGACCATAACAAACAAccttgtaggtatgtatgtatgtatgtatgtaagaataaataacaacagatgaaTTATGTGTCAATTCACTACAACCGTTTCCAACAAATTTTTAATGGATTAATGGAGACATTACATCATTAGAAATAAACCGTTTTCATCAGATGAATACATGAAACACAACagtcaaaaacattaaaaattcaacgatatgtgcatctttataaTTCTATGGCCCTTACTGGTCATAAAATCATTCCATGATCAGCAAGGGGCATAGAATCATGAAGATGCACATCCCGTtggatttttaatgtttttgaatgttgtattcacctgatgaaagcagtttttttttctaatgatgtaGTGTCTccattaatgaattaaaaatacGTTGGAAACGGTTGTAATGAATTGACACATTGGttcatctgttgttatttattcatttattattcacCTCTTTCGGAACCTGCTCTTTGCGTAGATCCGATGTATATTATGGACCGCACATTAAGTGCAATGTGCGTTTCTTGAATACCCTCAGGGTTATTGATATACTCATTCGAGTACAGTTAATCGTATATATAACCTGAATATCTTTCTACCCATACTGTGGTACccgcatatatattcatctatttttgttGTGTACACATTTTACTCCTCGACCCGACCCGGTGCCTTACCATTTAAGTGCCTGATTTACTTGAATCTTGGTCtattatctgtttgtctgtctctccctctccccctccccccctctctctctctccattccatGTTGCTATCTATGCTGCTATTTCTCAAAAGTTGTCAAAGGTATTCGTGACTTGCTGCTAATGAGCAGAAAGTCTTTCATCCGATGTTCTGTAGCGACAGAGCTATGCGGTGTCGCTTCGCAGGCATCTCCGATCATCAGTCAGCGAATACTTTTTCGAGGAGATCTTTTCCACCTTCTATAATATTATCTGCTTTATGTGTACTCACTTGATCTATGCGTGTagtttaacattaaaaaatgtcGTCGATGAAATATGATGTAGCTCTGAAAGGCTGTTTGATGCCTTTGCATCTTGTTTCGTTTCACTGTTTGCATCACTATTGATGTGGAAATTTCTGGTGGTTTGTAGTTATCTGGACTTAATAGTAAGCGTCGAATCGAATCGAGTCGTCCTACTGTAAACACATCGTGGATCACTGAATTATTGTATGCAAAGAACTCTGAGGACTATATGTTTTTTATCCGGATTTATTCTCCTTGGTTACACATTCCTTGTTGTACACAGGTTATATTACTGTAGGGAATACGACCGTACGCAAGAAGTGGTGACAGAAATGTCTCCTCTTTAACGCCGCACGGTCGCCCTAACAAAATAAGAAGccaaatacatgatataaaatacagtgcCAAAAGGAATAAATGAGGACGacaaccgttctactgtttgagagaagagaagactttatttacaaatgtgtataaagagagtgtgtgtgagtgctagcaaagtggagtgtctgtgtgcatgcgacaagtgttggtgtctgtgtgttcatgtgtgcgacagaagtacaaataaggtgtatgcatataaaacagAATACAGAGCACAAGACGAGTCTCTCAGCATATTGAGTTAAGATGGAATTAGTTTACCAGTTCGTAAGTGAGGTACACAATAGTAATAGTACTGTAGCAGGATGTTGGGGTCACAAGGCAgaatgccggttgaacacatatCGTGTAGCGGTTGAGGCTTCAATTTGTGCCGGGTCTCTTGATACAGGAAGTTCCTTCAGGTAGACTGGAGATGTTTACCTTGGTGCAGTTCACAACACCGAGAAAGCTAAACCCGAGCGAGTGTTGTGTACGTATTGCTGAAGTCGACGGAGATGGAGACGACGTAGAGTTGAAGGATGAAGGTGGTGATGACGGCGGCAGAGAAAAGCGACGTCGAGATGAAGGCGACGGAGATGGAGAACGTCTTGTCTGTCGCTAGAACTGGAACATGGCTGAATCGCTCGGTTGGTCAGAGGCTAGTCCTAAAAAAGACTGGCACCTAAGATCGGAGTtgctggaacatggttgagtgcTCTGTGGTCAAtgactagaccttagaaggtctagaacCAAAGACGAATAATAGTCTATCGATCTCGCCTTTTTATAGGGTTAAGGTGGCTCAAATGAAGTATAAGAAAAACGGTGTCACGAAAGACCTTATCCGAAGGCCGTGATCggttggcttacacactggcgcgaaataagtcaaaagacaaactgcgccaaatgccaaccaatcagagcagtggacacaacagggtcaaactagCCGAAGATGGTTGTTATCTACCACaagatcatttctaatatatctctcaaacagtgaagatatcaGCTACGCTACATTCCCATCTACACCTACAACATTCATCATTAGATattataaaatctattttatattttctgagataATAGTAACCACGTTAAAGCTTTTCTttgtgccattattatttttgacACTTAATTTCAAGTCTTCCATAAAGAACTTATGCGTTAGGCGGTGTTTCTTTATTTCCCTAAGCCACACATATATTCTCCAGATTTTCAAGGTATTAAAAGGATAAGGGACTCTTTTCAAATGTATATAGCTTTATAGGGAATTTGTCTCCGTGAAATATATTGCCCCGATACTTTATTCTGTCAGAGATAAACAATCACCTCCTGTATTTCTCTTCATGATGGTGGCCTAGGACAAGTCAAGTTGTCTATGGCCGTGATTTAGGAAACTTTACCAGGTATAAGGTGCGACAGGAGAACAATCGGTTACTCTCTTGTAAATAGGTCAGATTCTAACCAAATTCCTAGTATATCATCTCACGTttgatattataaatttattaattaccaGCCGTTCATCACGTCTCCCAACTTTATTTTTTCGCATTTGCTGGCTCCATTGTGATGGTGTTATTAGTGTTAGagtgtttacatttatttatatgcggGACTTGTTATAACCACTTAAATTTCAGTATTCAGTTgtacgcgtgcgcacacatactGTGTTAGAAAGCTTTAGTCATCAAGTTAGAAGATTAAATATCATGAAAAACAATTGTTACCGTAAAAGTATTTAAATCCCTATTTttgaataagaaatataatttcatgtagattagtagagaaagagagagaagcgagcgagagagagagagagagagagagagaggagagagaggggagagatggagagatgaagagagagagaggagagagagagagaaagcctacAGCCGGTCTTCGTCATCGCCTGAATCTCCGACCTCTCCCTTCAGTGCTTCTACAACGgcgcttaaggtggttcggtcatgcgGCCCGGCGTCCAGATGGTGAGCTGATTCGTGagtcctcctcccacctccacttcctaACTGGCGCGAACGCACGAGCGGCCAGCagaagacctgggcaacgacgataaaggaggacctctccgaatTTTCAGGTCCACAGGTGGTCGGTCTGCacagatggaaccgcgaatggctcactatctccagtgacctcgcacatgaccgtcgagcgtgggccgccatggttcgtgatgccgtcaggaccagagaagaagccggctcaacccgccctgggtgaacgccgtctCAAGCaaaaaagcaaagagagagagagagagggagagagggagagagagagagagagaaagtaaatgaCCATCTAGATTGGCACCTTGTCCTTGTGTGGCTTTGTTGGCATCTTAGCCGAGTGGCCAAGATGTCAACATCCATTCCAATAGAGAATGAATGAGTAAGATTTTTCCCCAATACCGTTCTGTCCCATCAAATCTTCAGGAGGAGCTTTGACGTATTTTAAGTGATGCAGTTAACCAAATCGTTTAAGAAGATTCTCCgaggagaagagggagaggagggaaaCAAGGGTTGACAGAAGTGAACATTgaaaaactttaatatttatataccttCATGAACTGTCGATGTATCTCGCTTGTCCACGCCGAAAGAAAAGCTGCCAGGTCTTTAAAAAATCTGTAACTAGGAGGCTGACTAAATGAAGAGGCGGGCGATAGACAGAAACAAGGCAACAACGAGGACTCTTCGAAACATCTTAACAGCATGTATTCCAATTCTTGTGCTCTCGTTGACAGCATTTGTTTAGGTCAAAAATACGTTTCAGCAGCCATTTTACAACTCATTGCTAAATTCAATGTAATCCAAGTTTAGATATCGAGAGATGACAAGACGAcgagatgagatgatgatgatgatgatgacgatggtgatgatgaggatgatgatgatcaatctatctatctatctatctatctatctatctatctatctatctatctatctatctatctatctatctatctatctatctatctatctatctatctatctatctatctatctattatctatccacatacacaacacacatgtaagcacatatagacattcacacacacgtgtatatatatatattaattaatatatatatatatatatatatatatatatattttactctttatcttttattaaactttaatacttttgatatatatttaaaataatataaattaaattaattttatgtattggcttaagtttttcattgtttgatttgcctaatagtggttttatctctaatttattataatatatatatattatatatatatatatatatattatatatatatatatatatatatatatatatatatatatatatatatatacatacatatatatatatatatacacatacacacatacacatatttacctatatagatacaaatatctttatacgtacatacaaacatacacacatatacactcaggtatacacacatgcactcactcatatacacacatttatatgtaaatacacgcatatatgtattataaatatacacatacgtatatatacttgcGTACTCAAGGAGCAGCGTTCCTTTTAGTCAGGTTGTATTGAAAACAGAAATGTTTTccatacaacacacacgcacacatacacacacatacacccacattaaATAACTAACGATACATTTACCACTGGGAATCGAAGATCTTTCTTACAAAATAGATATCTTTGAATTGATGGCTGAAATATAATTGTCGAATTATGGTCGAGAAGTAATAAGATATAGCTGTACACTAGAACTGCTGTTGAGAGACATGAACCGTATAAAGACACAATATCTTATGTCTACAGGATTCTACAGAGAAATGAATTCTTTAAAGCGATGCCAACCTTACCAACTTTTTCCTTTCACGTTTTCTCATCACTtacatctttctttcattctttttttcttatattccatCTTGTCTCCAGATCTTCATATATTCTTGCGTTTGTATGCGTGTTTTTGTTTGTCGTAGtgttttgtacacacatacacacgaatgtgtatatatatattttatatgtgtgtgtgtatatatatatgtatgtatacatatgtatatatatatatatgtatgtatgtatatatatgaaaatatatttatgtatatatatatatatattatatatatatatatatatattatatatatatatatgtatgtatatatttatttatgtatataaacatacacatacacaaacatatgaatgtatgtatgtatctatgtatgcaaatgtatatatatatatatatatatatatatatatatatatacatatatatatatataatatgtttcgaatatatatatatattatatataatatgtttagaAAAATATCTAACAAAACAAATCCAAGAGACGTTCACAGATGATATTATTAGGTTGCCACTCAAAgacggaaaaacagttgcagaGTAAAAGTTATAGAGTAAAAGTATAACGTTTCGGATATAATCCTTCGTCTCAGGAGATTCcgggaagagaaaaaagagaagaaaggagatTAAAAAATAGAGGAGAGCCATGGAAAATGCACGTGGGTTTTGATTCGCATGTTCGACCTCTCACTGAGATAATTGTTTTTTTACTAAAcgcaatttaatttattttagtttttgtgaAAAATAGGCTCTGTTG encodes:
- the LOC115209477 gene encoding uncharacterized protein LOC115209477, encoding MYHQKRIEKWSKSCILLFPKKGDIGVSKTYRGIILTAKSAKVYNAMLLNPIRSEIKNVMRENQNGFRRNRPTFVQILTVRGVIEEVRAKNLKAVLLLIFQGPLTRYTEGRWKKYFLHTVSQRKLSAIIMLYRNTQSIVLSPDIVAGVLQGNTLVPTYSLHV